One genomic region from Streptomyces sp. NBC_00457 encodes:
- a CDS encoding HAMP domain-containing sensor histidine kinase, with translation MSERIPLRKRLLVRLLIASGLIAVCSVAATAWLAVATTTRALREEQGQALAADMEVLAELSGYAATHRDWSGVAATVRELSAQTGRRIALTTPDRRTIADSAPPGTSLPPTAAATVDPLRTDTSTERGAQRGGTDPRVVGPYRLTTAERTKLDLLARKRQSCFARNGVETTLTRTPSGRPVVADADGTGETAYVPDECADGLLNTPTRTEQKALTELHTLARGCLTRAGVNPRLPLALWNAQPGTAFQSPSFASGYDKTGVKDMQQAESCLDEARRAQLDPYTAPVAELFLGGGGSPAVRFDMSPGNKAKVVGTAGLVLAVTVAVTAVVATRLVRPLRALTAAAQQPPDRHVRVPVTTRDETGILAAAFNDLTERRERLEAQRKAMVSDIAHELRSPLTNIRGWLEVTRDGVVDPDPALLAALHEEAVVLQRVIDDLRDLADADAGTLRLYREPVRCDELLHQVAAAHHVAADAAGVELRTDIDRTPWLDADPVRMRQALGNLVSNALRHTPAGGTVTLTARQDGDEILIEVTDTGTGITPEELPYVFDRFWRAEKSRSRRTGGSGLGLPIVRHLTAAHGGTAEAASEPGKGSVFTLRLPGGPTS, from the coding sequence ATGAGCGAGCGCATCCCGCTGCGCAAGCGCCTCCTGGTGCGGCTGCTGATCGCCTCCGGCCTCATCGCCGTGTGCTCGGTGGCGGCGACCGCATGGCTGGCCGTGGCGACCACCACCCGCGCGCTGAGAGAGGAACAGGGCCAGGCCCTCGCCGCGGACATGGAGGTCCTGGCCGAGCTCAGCGGCTACGCGGCCACCCATCGCGACTGGAGTGGAGTCGCCGCGACCGTGCGGGAGTTGTCGGCGCAGACGGGTCGGCGTATCGCCCTGACCACCCCCGACCGGAGGACCATCGCCGACTCGGCGCCGCCCGGCACCTCCCTGCCACCGACCGCCGCCGCGACCGTGGACCCGCTGCGCACCGACACCTCCACCGAGCGGGGCGCCCAACGCGGCGGCACCGACCCGCGCGTGGTCGGCCCGTACCGGCTCACCACGGCGGAACGCACGAAGCTCGACCTCCTGGCCCGGAAACGACAGAGCTGCTTCGCCCGCAACGGCGTGGAGACCACCCTGACCCGCACGCCGAGCGGTCGCCCGGTCGTGGCCGACGCGGACGGTACGGGCGAGACCGCCTATGTGCCGGACGAGTGCGCCGACGGCCTGCTGAACACGCCGACCCGCACGGAACAGAAGGCACTGACCGAGCTCCACACGCTCGCCCGCGGCTGTCTGACCCGGGCGGGCGTGAATCCCCGGCTGCCCCTGGCCCTCTGGAACGCCCAGCCCGGCACGGCGTTCCAGAGCCCGTCCTTCGCGTCCGGCTACGACAAGACGGGTGTCAAGGACATGCAGCAGGCCGAGTCCTGCCTCGACGAAGCCCGTCGCGCCCAACTCGACCCCTATACGGCGCCGGTGGCCGAGCTGTTCCTTGGCGGCGGGGGCAGCCCAGCCGTGCGGTTCGACATGTCCCCGGGCAACAAGGCCAAGGTCGTGGGCACCGCGGGGCTCGTGCTCGCCGTCACCGTGGCCGTGACCGCCGTGGTCGCCACCCGGCTGGTACGGCCGCTGCGCGCGCTGACCGCGGCGGCCCAGCAGCCCCCGGACCGCCATGTCCGCGTCCCCGTCACCACCCGGGACGAGACCGGCATCCTGGCCGCGGCCTTCAACGACCTGACCGAACGCCGCGAACGCCTGGAAGCCCAGCGCAAGGCCATGGTCAGCGACATCGCCCACGAACTGCGCAGCCCGCTCACCAATATCCGCGGCTGGCTGGAGGTCACCCGCGACGGAGTCGTCGACCCGGACCCCGCCCTGCTGGCCGCGCTGCACGAGGAGGCCGTCGTCCTCCAGCGCGTCATCGACGACCTGCGGGACCTCGCGGACGCCGACGCCGGCACCCTGCGCCTGTACCGCGAACCCGTGCGCTGCGACGAACTCCTCCACCAGGTCGCCGCGGCCCACCACGTCGCCGCCGACGCGGCCGGCGTCGAACTGCGCACCGACATCGACCGGACACCGTGGCTCGACGCCGATCCGGTCCGGATGCGGCAGGCGCTCGGCAACCTGGTCTCCAACGCGCTCAGGCACACCCCGGCCGGCGGCACCGTCACCCTGACCGCGCGCCAGGACGGCGACGAGATCCTCATCGAGGTCACCGACACCGGCACCGGCATCACGCCCGAGGAACTGCCGTACGTCTTCGACCGGTTCTGGCGCGCGGAGAAGTCCCGCAGCCGCCGCACGGGCGGCAGCGGGCTCGGCCTGCCCATCGTCCGCCACCTGACCGCGGCCCACGGCGGAACGGCCGAGGCGGCCAGCGAGCCAGGCAAGGGCAGCGTCTTCACCCTGCGGCTGCCGGGCGGCCCGACGTCATAG
- a CDS encoding fumarylacetoacetate hydrolase family protein, translated as MESAPARPRPALTPGSVLPDDADRAALVARVYAPEWDGPCVAAVRGEQVVDLTAVTPTVSDLLERDDAATVVREAVGDHAWPLDDLLDATATGRRDVPHLLAPIDLQVIKAAGVTFARSLLERVIEERAGGDPAQAAHVRERVRQAVGGALDGLRPGSPQAGKVKELLVSEGLWSQYLEVGIGPDPEVFTKAPVLSAVGTGADIGVLADSGWNNPEPEAVLVVDSGGRVRGATLGNDVNLRDIEGRSALLLSRAKDNNASCAIGPFIRLLDDDFDLDTVRGLDIDLRVDGADGFVLQGSSSMREISRDVLDLVAATHGAHHQYPDGFVLFTGTLFAPTEDRHAPGAGFTHEHGDIVRISSPPLGALVNTVVASEQAPPWTFGVRALMHNLARRGML; from the coding sequence GTGGAATCGGCACCCGCCCGCCCTCGTCCCGCCCTCACGCCCGGCTCCGTCCTGCCGGACGACGCCGACCGGGCCGCCCTCGTCGCACGCGTATACGCCCCGGAGTGGGACGGGCCGTGTGTGGCCGCGGTGCGCGGCGAGCAGGTCGTCGACCTGACCGCCGTCACGCCCACCGTCTCCGACCTGCTGGAACGCGACGACGCGGCCACGGTGGTCCGCGAGGCCGTCGGCGACCACGCCTGGCCCCTTGACGATCTGTTGGACGCGACCGCGACCGGCCGCCGCGATGTCCCGCACCTGCTCGCCCCCATCGACCTCCAGGTGATCAAGGCGGCGGGCGTCACCTTCGCCCGGAGTCTGCTGGAGCGCGTCATCGAGGAGCGCGCGGGCGGCGATCCGGCGCAGGCCGCCCACGTGCGGGAGCGCGTCCGGCAGGCGGTGGGCGGAGCGCTCGACGGACTCCGGCCCGGGTCGCCTCAGGCCGGCAAGGTCAAGGAGCTGCTGGTCTCCGAGGGACTGTGGTCGCAGTACCTGGAGGTCGGGATCGGGCCTGACCCGGAGGTGTTCACCAAGGCCCCGGTGCTGTCCGCGGTCGGCACCGGAGCCGACATCGGGGTGCTCGCCGACTCGGGGTGGAACAACCCCGAGCCCGAGGCCGTCCTCGTCGTCGACTCGGGCGGCCGGGTTCGCGGCGCCACCCTCGGCAACGACGTCAACCTCCGGGACATCGAGGGACGCAGCGCCTTGCTGCTCTCTCGTGCCAAGGACAACAACGCGTCCTGCGCGATCGGGCCGTTCATCCGCCTGCTCGACGACGACTTCGACCTCGACACCGTACGCGGGCTCGACATCGACCTGCGCGTCGACGGCGCGGACGGCTTCGTGCTCCAGGGCAGCAGCTCGATGCGCGAGATCAGCCGCGACGTGCTGGACCTGGTGGCCGCGACGCACGGTGCGCACCACCAGTACCCGGACGGCTTCGTGCTGTTCACCGGCACGCTGTTCGCGCCCACCGAGGACCGGCACGCACCCGGCGCGGGCTTCACCCACGAGCACGGCGACATCGTACGGATCTCCAGCCCGCCGCTCGGCGCTCTGGTCAACACCGTCGTCGCCAGCGAGCAGGCCCCGCCGTGGACCTTCGGCGTGCGGGCGCTGATGCACAACCTGGCCCGGCGCGGCATGCTGTGA
- a CDS encoding IlvD/Edd family dehydratase produces MTDAKTTSRRSQAWFGAQGRSGMVYRSWMRNQGFGHEVFDGRPVIGIATSASELAPCNAHLTRVAEAVKRGVWQAGGFPLQFPTMATGETLMRPTAMLYRNLMAMEVEELIRANPLDGVVLLSGCDKTTPAMLMGAASVDLPAVMVTGGPMLNGKYRGQDVGSGTHVWKFEEDLKTGRMTQEECFFAEGCMARSNGHCMTMGTASTMACMAEALGMQLPGSAAWPAVDSRRMETAQAAGQRIVRMVEEELRPSRILTREAFENAIRVNAAIGGSTNAIIHLTALAGRVGVDLDLEDFDELARVVPTLVNLMPSGRYLMEDFCYAGGLPAVMAELLRGELLHGDQITVTGHGVAENVADAERVGADVITGLDVPFQPAGTGTAVLRGNLCPDGAVIKQSAASPHLLTHRGPARVFDSPEAYHAVADDPELDVDENTVIVIRNAGPKGYPGMPEVANVPLPAKLLKAGVTDMVRVCDGRMSGTGYGTVVLHVAPEAAVGGPLALVRDGDPIVLDVPNRTLRLDVADAELQRRRELWQTPAPRYTSGYTWLYTQHVGQADEGADFGFLRCSRGHEVPRDSH; encoded by the coding sequence ATGACGGACGCGAAGACGACGAGCCGCCGCAGCCAGGCGTGGTTCGGCGCGCAAGGCCGCAGCGGGATGGTGTACCGCTCCTGGATGCGCAACCAGGGCTTCGGTCATGAGGTGTTCGACGGGCGTCCCGTCATCGGCATCGCGACCAGCGCCTCCGAACTCGCCCCGTGCAACGCCCATCTGACACGCGTCGCCGAAGCGGTCAAGCGCGGCGTGTGGCAGGCGGGCGGCTTCCCGCTCCAGTTCCCGACCATGGCCACCGGCGAGACCCTGATGCGCCCCACCGCCATGCTCTACCGCAACCTCATGGCCATGGAGGTCGAGGAGCTGATCCGGGCCAATCCGCTGGACGGGGTCGTCCTGCTCTCCGGCTGCGACAAGACGACGCCCGCCATGCTCATGGGCGCCGCCAGCGTCGACCTGCCCGCGGTCATGGTCACCGGCGGGCCGATGCTCAACGGCAAGTACCGAGGCCAGGACGTGGGGTCCGGCACCCACGTGTGGAAGTTCGAGGAAGACCTCAAGACTGGGCGGATGACGCAGGAGGAGTGCTTCTTCGCCGAAGGCTGCATGGCCCGTTCCAACGGCCACTGCATGACGATGGGCACCGCCTCCACCATGGCGTGCATGGCTGAGGCACTCGGCATGCAGCTCCCCGGCTCGGCGGCCTGGCCCGCCGTCGACTCCCGGCGGATGGAGACCGCGCAGGCGGCGGGGCAGCGCATCGTGCGGATGGTGGAAGAGGAGCTGCGCCCCTCGCGGATCCTGACCCGGGAAGCCTTCGAGAACGCCATCCGGGTCAACGCGGCCATCGGCGGCTCCACCAACGCGATCATCCATCTCACCGCGCTCGCCGGACGTGTCGGCGTCGACCTGGACCTGGAGGACTTCGACGAACTGGCCCGCGTGGTGCCGACCCTGGTCAATCTGATGCCCAGCGGCAGGTACCTGATGGAGGACTTCTGCTACGCGGGCGGGCTGCCCGCCGTCATGGCCGAACTGCTCCGGGGCGAACTGCTCCACGGCGATCAGATCACCGTCACCGGCCACGGCGTCGCCGAGAACGTCGCGGACGCCGAGCGCGTCGGCGCGGACGTCATCACCGGCCTCGACGTCCCGTTCCAACCGGCCGGGACCGGTACCGCCGTGCTGCGCGGCAACCTGTGTCCCGACGGTGCGGTGATCAAGCAGTCGGCCGCGTCACCGCACCTGCTCACCCACCGCGGCCCCGCACGCGTCTTCGACTCCCCCGAGGCGTACCACGCGGTCGCCGATGACCCGGAACTCGACGTCGACGAGAACACCGTCATCGTCATCCGCAACGCCGGCCCCAAGGGGTACCCCGGCATGCCCGAGGTCGCCAACGTGCCGCTGCCCGCCAAGCTGCTCAAGGCGGGCGTGACGGACATGGTCCGTGTCTGCGACGGCCGGATGAGCGGTACCGGGTACGGGACCGTGGTGCTGCACGTAGCCCCCGAGGCGGCCGTCGGCGGCCCTCTCGCCCTGGTGCGGGACGGCGATCCGATCGTCCTCGACGTCCCGAACCGCACCCTGCGGCTGGACGTGGCCGACGCCGAACTCCAGCGGCGCCGTGAGCTGTGGCAGACGCCCGCACCGCGGTACACCAGCGGCTACACCTGGCTGTACACCCAGCACGTCGGACAGGCCGACGAGGGAGCCGACTTCGGTTTCCTGCGCTGCAGCCGCGGCCACGAAGTCCCCCGCGACTCCCACTGA
- a CDS encoding FadR/GntR family transcriptional regulator produces MVVVFRTKHQQVVDELGRRIVGGAWEPGEPLPVEDALATEIGVSRGGLREAVKALVAKGMLEVRPRTGTRVLAPEHWNHLDRDVLRWQQAGDPSALLRDTVELRRIVEPEAARLAADRARPDDVRALYDLLAAMEAAAARPGRGGYVEADIAFHRALLDASGNRLLGSLGRAVDIALEHSFHVSTQTPGAVEASLPAHRALVDAVAAGDPAAASAAVLSIIEAAEREIAESPGLRRAPG; encoded by the coding sequence ATCGTGGTGGTTTTCCGGACCAAGCATCAGCAAGTGGTCGACGAGCTGGGGCGGCGCATCGTCGGCGGTGCCTGGGAGCCGGGGGAGCCGCTGCCCGTCGAGGACGCGCTCGCCACCGAGATCGGCGTCAGCCGCGGCGGGCTGCGGGAGGCGGTCAAGGCTCTGGTGGCCAAGGGGATGCTGGAGGTACGCCCGCGTACGGGTACGCGCGTGCTGGCCCCGGAGCACTGGAACCACCTGGACCGCGACGTGCTGCGCTGGCAACAGGCCGGAGATCCCTCGGCCTTACTGCGCGACACGGTTGAACTGCGCCGGATCGTCGAGCCGGAGGCCGCCCGGCTCGCCGCCGACCGGGCCCGGCCGGATGACGTGCGCGCCCTGTACGACCTGCTGGCGGCCATGGAGGCCGCGGCGGCGAGGCCCGGGCGCGGCGGCTACGTCGAGGCCGACATCGCCTTCCACCGCGCTCTGCTGGACGCGAGTGGCAACCGCCTGCTCGGCTCCCTGGGTCGCGCGGTCGACATCGCGCTGGAACACAGCTTCCACGTCAGCACCCAGACACCCGGCGCCGTCGAGGCCTCGCTGCCGGCTCACCGCGCCCTCGTGGACGCGGTGGCGGCCGGTGATCCCGCGGCGGCGTCGGCGGCCGTGCTGTCGATCATCGAAGCGGCCGAACGGGAGATCGCCGAGTCGCCGGGGTTGCGGCGGGCCCCCGGTTGA
- a CDS encoding beta-glucosidase yields the protein MNANVAVENAAGISLWSDPTVSVTARVDALIDAMTLQEKTAQLYGVWVGASDQGGEVAPHQHDMEEAVDLDALLPDGLGQLTRPFGTVPVDPALGALSLARTQRRIAATNRFGIPALAHDECLAGFAAWGATAYPVPLSWGATFDPDTVRRMAAAIGRDMRAVGVHQGLAPVLDVVRDARWGRVEETIGEDPYLVGTIGTAYVQGLESAGIVATLKHFVGYSASRAGRNLAPSSVGARELADVLLPPFEMAVRESGARSVMHSYTDTDGIPAAADEHLLTGLLRDTWGFDGTVVSDYFGVAFLKTLHGIAADWADAAGTALTAGVDVELPNVKTFGTPLVEAVTEGRVPERLIDRAVRRVLLQKAMLGLLDPDWNPTPDALDGADLDDPDALRGKVDLDRPENRQLARKIAEKAVILLTNDGTLPLARPRRIALIGPNATEPTAVLGCYSFPQHIGVRHPGTPLGIELPTLRDTLAVEFPDAEITVARGTGIDDGDLSGIREAARVAGEADVAVVVLGDRAGLFGQGTSGEGCDAEALVLPGAQQQLLDTLLDAGTPVVTVLLAGRPYALGRAVDESAAIVQSFFPGEEGTHAIAGVLSGRINPSGRLPVSVPRGPGSQPATYLGARLAHASEVSNIDPTPAFSFGHGLSYTRFDWADLIMDVQEAPTDGEFTLTFTVRNTGERPGAEVVQLYLHDPVASVVQPVQRLVGYTRLELRPGEARRIHVTVPADLAAFTGRDGRRVVEPGELEVRLAASSAGPRLTARVTLTGAERHVDHTRRLHATFEQDAG from the coding sequence GTGAACGCCAACGTGGCTGTAGAGAACGCCGCCGGAATCTCCCTCTGGAGCGACCCCACCGTTTCCGTCACCGCGAGAGTCGACGCCCTGATCGACGCGATGACCCTTCAGGAGAAGACCGCCCAGCTGTACGGAGTGTGGGTGGGCGCCTCCGATCAGGGCGGTGAAGTGGCCCCCCATCAGCACGACATGGAGGAGGCCGTCGATCTCGACGCGCTCCTGCCCGACGGACTGGGCCAGCTGACCCGGCCCTTCGGCACGGTTCCGGTCGACCCCGCCCTGGGCGCGCTCTCCCTGGCCCGCACCCAGAGACGTATCGCCGCCACGAACCGGTTCGGCATCCCCGCTCTCGCGCATGACGAGTGTCTGGCCGGCTTCGCCGCCTGGGGGGCGACGGCCTACCCCGTTCCGCTGTCCTGGGGCGCCACCTTCGATCCGGACACGGTGCGGCGCATGGCCGCCGCCATCGGCCGCGACATGCGTGCGGTCGGCGTCCACCAGGGACTCGCGCCCGTCCTGGATGTCGTGCGTGACGCCCGCTGGGGCCGGGTCGAGGAGACCATCGGCGAGGACCCGTACCTCGTCGGCACCATCGGCACGGCGTACGTGCAGGGCCTAGAGTCCGCCGGGATCGTCGCCACCCTCAAGCACTTCGTCGGCTACTCGGCCTCTCGCGCCGGCCGTAACCTCGCTCCCTCCTCCGTGGGCGCCCGCGAGCTGGCCGATGTCCTGCTGCCCCCCTTCGAGATGGCCGTCCGCGAGAGCGGTGCCCGGTCCGTGATGCACTCCTACACCGACACCGACGGCATTCCCGCCGCCGCCGACGAGCACCTGCTGACCGGATTGCTCCGTGACACCTGGGGTTTCGACGGCACCGTCGTCTCCGACTACTTCGGCGTCGCCTTCCTCAAGACCCTGCACGGCATCGCGGCCGATTGGGCCGACGCCGCCGGCACCGCACTCACAGCGGGCGTCGACGTCGAACTGCCCAACGTCAAGACCTTCGGCACACCCCTCGTGGAGGCCGTCACCGAGGGCCGCGTACCGGAAAGGCTCATCGACCGCGCTGTGCGCCGCGTTCTCCTCCAGAAGGCGATGCTCGGCCTGCTCGACCCCGACTGGAACCCCACACCGGACGCGCTCGACGGCGCGGACCTCGACGACCCGGACGCCCTGCGCGGCAAGGTCGACCTGGACCGGCCCGAGAACCGTCAACTGGCCCGGAAAATCGCCGAGAAGGCGGTCATCCTGCTCACCAACGACGGCACTCTGCCACTGGCCCGGCCGCGCCGCATCGCTCTGATCGGCCCCAACGCGACCGAGCCCACAGCGGTGCTGGGCTGCTACTCCTTCCCCCAGCACATCGGCGTGCGCCACCCCGGGACCCCGCTCGGCATCGAGCTGCCCACGCTGCGCGACACTCTCGCCGTCGAGTTTCCCGACGCCGAGATCACGGTCGCCCGCGGCACCGGAATCGACGACGGAGACCTCTCCGGCATCCGCGAAGCCGCCCGGGTGGCCGGCGAGGCCGATGTCGCCGTGGTGGTGCTCGGCGACCGTGCCGGGCTCTTCGGGCAGGGCACCAGCGGCGAGGGATGTGACGCCGAGGCGCTGGTCCTGCCCGGTGCGCAGCAGCAACTGCTCGACACCCTGCTCGACGCGGGGACGCCCGTGGTCACCGTGCTGCTCGCGGGACGGCCGTACGCCCTTGGCCGGGCCGTGGACGAGTCCGCTGCGATCGTGCAGTCCTTCTTCCCGGGTGAGGAGGGCACTCACGCGATTGCCGGGGTGCTCAGCGGCCGTATCAATCCCTCCGGACGTCTCCCGGTCAGCGTGCCGCGTGGGCCGGGCTCCCAGCCGGCCACGTACCTCGGCGCGCGGCTCGCGCACGCCAGCGAGGTGTCCAACATCGACCCGACCCCGGCGTTCTCCTTCGGCCATGGCCTGTCCTATACGCGGTTCGACTGGGCAGACCTGATCATGGACGTCCAAGAGGCCCCGACAGACGGCGAGTTCACCCTCACCTTCACTGTCCGCAACACCGGCGAACGGCCAGGCGCCGAGGTCGTCCAGCTCTATCTGCACGACCCGGTCGCCTCCGTCGTCCAGCCGGTGCAGCGCCTCGTCGGCTACACCCGACTCGAGCTGAGGCCGGGCGAGGCCCGCCGCATCCATGTCACGGTCCCGGCCGACCTCGCCGCCTTCACCGGACGCGACGGTCGGCGGGTGGTCGAACCGGGCGAACTGGAAGTGCGGTTGGCCGCGTCCAGCGCGGGTCCACGCCTGACGGCCAGGGTCACGCTGACCGGGGCCGAGCGCCACGTGGATCACACGCGGCGCCTCCACGCCACGTTCGAGCAGGACGCCGGCTAG
- a CDS encoding carbohydrate ABC transporter permease, whose protein sequence is MTTTLTEPQPQKTLPRERGQRPGATTRRRNWLGGLAGWLWLAVVVVPLYWILITSLKARSNYYATNPLAPPTDPTLDNYELVLESDFISYFVNSVVVTVGAVVPAVAVSFMAAYAIVRGWRMRFLRVVNGMFLMGLAIPLQATAIPVYLIIIKLQLYDSLLALILPSIAFAIPLSVLILANFIRDVPKELFDSMRVDGATEWGTLWRLAAPLTRPAILTVTIFNALTIWNGFLLPLILTQSPSQRTLPLALWTFQGEYGVNVPAILAAVVLTTLPLIILYAFGRRQLLSGLTAGFSR, encoded by the coding sequence ATGACCACCACGCTGACCGAGCCGCAACCGCAGAAGACCCTCCCACGCGAGCGGGGGCAACGCCCCGGTGCGACCACCCGTCGGCGCAACTGGCTCGGCGGTCTGGCCGGATGGCTCTGGCTCGCCGTCGTCGTCGTACCCCTCTACTGGATCCTCATCACCAGTCTCAAAGCCCGGAGCAACTACTACGCGACCAACCCGCTGGCGCCGCCGACCGACCCCACACTGGACAACTACGAGCTGGTCCTCGAGTCCGACTTCATCAGCTACTTCGTGAACAGCGTCGTGGTCACGGTCGGCGCGGTGGTGCCGGCGGTCGCGGTCTCCTTCATGGCCGCCTACGCCATCGTGCGCGGCTGGCGCATGCGGTTCCTGCGCGTGGTGAACGGCATGTTCCTCATGGGCCTCGCCATCCCGTTGCAGGCGACGGCCATCCCGGTCTATCTGATCATCATCAAGCTGCAGCTGTACGACAGCCTGCTGGCGCTGATCCTGCCGTCGATCGCCTTCGCCATCCCGCTGTCCGTGCTGATCCTCGCCAACTTCATCCGCGACGTGCCCAAGGAGCTGTTCGACTCGATGCGGGTGGACGGAGCCACCGAGTGGGGGACGCTGTGGCGCCTGGCGGCGCCGCTCACCCGCCCGGCCATCCTCACCGTGACCATCTTCAACGCTCTGACCATCTGGAACGGATTCCTGCTGCCGCTGATCCTCACCCAGAGCCCGTCCCAGCGGACCCTGCCGCTCGCGCTGTGGACCTTCCAGGGCGAGTACGGGGTCAACGTCCCGGCCATCCTGGCCGCCGTCGTCCTCACCACCCTGCCCCTGATCATCCTGTACGCGTTCGGCCGCCGTCAGCTGCTGAGCGGTCTGACCGCAGGATTCAGCCGATGA
- a CDS encoding carbohydrate ABC transporter permease — protein sequence MSALTSSTGREGRRGILPWLAVPALLFFVGFAVVPLVGVFVLSFTTWDGIGTIHPSGLTSWRAVLTDPGLPHALWVTFLVMAVSWAVQTPASILLGTFLAGRQRYRAVLSLIYFVPLLLSSAAIAVAYRALLDPNFGLGAGLGSEWLSKDWLGRPWLAFGVVVFVVSWQFVPFHSLIYQGGVQQIPHSLYEAAQLDGAGRIRQFFSITLPQLKYTIITSSTLMVIGSLTFFDLIFVLTEGGPGDATRVLALDMYKRGFQADLMGPASAIAVILVLMGLAIALLLRRLGGRDAGESQLEGA from the coding sequence GTGAGCGCACTCACGAGCTCCACGGGGCGCGAGGGCCGGCGCGGCATCCTCCCCTGGCTGGCCGTGCCGGCGCTGCTGTTCTTCGTCGGCTTCGCCGTCGTCCCGCTCGTCGGCGTCTTCGTGCTGAGCTTCACGACGTGGGACGGGATCGGCACCATCCACCCGTCCGGGCTGACCAGTTGGCGTGCGGTGCTCACCGACCCCGGGCTGCCGCATGCCCTCTGGGTGACGTTCCTGGTGATGGCCGTGTCCTGGGCGGTTCAGACACCGGCGAGCATTCTGCTCGGCACGTTCCTGGCGGGCCGCCAGCGCTACCGCGCGGTGCTGAGCCTGATCTACTTCGTGCCGCTCCTGCTCAGCTCCGCGGCGATCGCGGTCGCGTACCGGGCGCTGCTGGACCCCAACTTCGGGCTGGGCGCCGGGCTGGGTTCCGAGTGGCTCAGCAAGGACTGGCTGGGGCGCCCCTGGCTCGCCTTCGGCGTCGTCGTCTTCGTCGTCTCCTGGCAGTTCGTCCCGTTCCACTCGCTGATCTACCAGGGGGGCGTCCAGCAGATCCCGCATTCCCTGTACGAGGCCGCACAGCTGGACGGCGCCGGGCGGATCCGCCAGTTCTTCAGCATCACGCTGCCCCAGCTCAAATACACCATCATCACCTCGTCGACGCTGATGGTGATCGGGTCGCTCACCTTCTTCGACCTCATCTTCGTGCTGACCGAGGGCGGCCCCGGAGACGCCACCCGGGTCCTCGCGCTGGACATGTACAAACGCGGCTTCCAGGCCGACCTGATGGGGCCGGCCAGCGCCATCGCGGTCATCCTCGTCCTGATGGGCCTCGCCATCGCCCTGCTGCTGCGCCGGCTCGGAGGCCGGGACGCCGGTGAGAGCCAGCTTGAGGGAGCCTGA